From Leptospira stimsonii, the proteins below share one genomic window:
- a CDS encoding glutathione S-transferase family protein — MIKLHGASLSNYVNKVKLGILEKGLEFEQIRIAPSQEEAFLKISPMGKIPVLEVEGKFLFESGAILEFLDTMFPREPRLIPEDPWEAALVREITTMIETYVDLPARRIYIPSTRGKEVHQTLLDEVHPILVKGVKALQRVVRFSPYVAGKSFTMADCSAFANLTVVDEELRKFFPNNHPLDFLEGWKEYFDFMKTKEGPAIIEKEKDRLRRIIARAKVKVE; from the coding sequence ATGATCAAACTTCACGGCGCGAGTCTCAGCAATTATGTAAACAAAGTAAAGCTCGGAATTTTGGAAAAGGGATTGGAGTTCGAACAGATTCGGATCGCACCTTCCCAGGAAGAAGCGTTTTTAAAAATCAGTCCGATGGGAAAAATTCCGGTCCTGGAAGTCGAAGGAAAATTCCTTTTCGAATCCGGGGCCATCTTAGAATTTTTAGATACGATGTTTCCACGAGAGCCGAGACTCATTCCGGAGGATCCTTGGGAAGCCGCTCTCGTGAGAGAGATCACGACGATGATAGAAACCTATGTGGATCTTCCAGCGAGAAGAATTTATATCCCATCCACGAGAGGAAAAGAAGTCCACCAAACACTCTTAGACGAAGTGCATCCGATTTTGGTAAAAGGAGTAAAGGCTCTGCAGAGAGTCGTTCGATTTTCGCCTTACGTCGCAGGAAAAAGCTTTACGATGGCGGATTGTTCGGCGTTCGCCAATCTCACTGTGGTCGATGAAGAACTCAGAAAATTCTTCCCGAACAATCATCCCTTGGATTTTTTAGAAGGTTGGAAAGAATACTTCGATTTTATGAAAACGAAGGAAGGACCGGCGATCATAGAAAAGGAAAAAGATCGACTTCGGAGGATCATTGCGAGGGCAAAAGTCAAAGTGGAATAA